The genomic interval TATCGGGGCAAGTCAGCACCTACTTGTCGAAAAAGAAGGGTTGTCTGATGAAGAGATAGCGGCACAGGTAACGACAGCATAATAAGGTAAAACCGAAAAATATATGAATTCCTCTGGTAGGTGGGATTTCAAACCGCATCTACAGCGGTGAAAAAAATTGGGCGGACACTAAGGTCCGCCCTTTTTTCATTTATAGACGCGATTACAATCGCGGAAGATTACAAAACCCTCTATGAGAGGTTGTATCCACGTTCGTTGTGCTGTGATAGGTCGAGACCTTGGCGTTCGTCATCCTCTTCAACGCGTAAGCCGATTGTGGCATCCACAATTTTGAGGATAATAAACGAAAGCACACCACTCCAAACAATCGTAACAGCGATACTAAGGAACTGCGCCCAGACCTGCATTCCAATGTTAGCCTTCGCCAATCCAGCACCACCTAAACTCTCTGCAGCAAAGATGCCAGTCAACAAAGCACCGACAATTCCACCGATGCCGTGAACACCGAACGCATCAAGAGAATCGTCATAACCGAGCTGAGATTTCAGACTGGTAGCACCCCAGAAACAGACAACACCAGAGACAAGCCCGATGACGAGGGCACCGATTGGACCAGCTGTGCCAGAAGCAGGTGTAATAGCAACCAAACCAGCAACAGCACCTGTTACAATGCCTAAGACACTCGGTTTGCCATGTTTCGCCCACTCAACAAACATCCACGCAATAGCAGCAGTAGCCGTTGAAATCTGAGTGACAAGCATCGCCATGCCCGCAGTGCCATCAGCAGCAAGTTCACTACCGGCATTGAAACCGAACCAGCCGACCCAAAGCATTGACGCACCAATGACAGTTATTGTCAAACTGTGCGGTGGCATTGCCGTTGTCTGGTAGCCAAGCCGTTTACCGACCAAGATGGCAGCAACTAAGGCAGCGACCCCTGCGTTAATATGTACAACGGTTCCGCCCGCAAAATCGAGAGCACCGATAATATCACCAAACAGTGAACCGTCGCCAGACCACGCCATGTGGCAGAGAGGTGCGTACACGATTATCGACCACAGGACAGAGAAAACTAACATCGCCGAGAATTTCATCCGTTCAGCGAATGCCCCAGCGATCAGCGCG from Candidatus Poribacteria bacterium carries:
- a CDS encoding ammonium transporter, whose product is MCGVPGLAIAQETATADSGDTAWMLTATALVLFMTIPGLALFYGGLVRVQNVLSVLMQCFALTGLITIVWVVCGYSLAFNTAGMEAGKITVTSFVGGLGTMFLRGIGVDTVSGTIPETVFLTFQLTFAIITPALIAGAFAERMKFSAMLVFSVLWSIIVYAPLCHMAWSGDGSLFGDIIGALDFAGGTVVHINAGVAALVAAILVGKRLGYQTTAMPPHSLTITVIGASMLWVGWFGFNAGSELAADGTAGMAMLVTQISTATAAIAWMFVEWAKHGKPSVLGIVTGAVAGLVAITPASGTAGPIGALVIGLVSGVVCFWGATSLKSQLGYDDSLDAFGVHGIGGIVGALLTGIFAAESLGGAGLAKANIGMQVWAQFLSIAVTIVWSGVLSFIILKIVDATIGLRVEEDDERQGLDLSQHNERGYNLS